One window of Candidatus Kryptoniota bacterium genomic DNA carries:
- the accB gene encoding acetyl-CoA carboxylase biotin carboxyl carrier protein — translation MDISYIKKLIKLLDESGIDEIEIEEDGKKVRVSKAHHNSSAIPFYYPAAMPYQQAPPPPQAPPPGSDPAPQDASSPTTAPQAPEKKYHEVRSPIVGTFYRAPAPNADPYVEAGSDIQKGSVLCIIEAMKLMNEIESEVSGKVVQILVENGQAVEYNQPLFLVEPA, via the coding sequence ATGGACATTAGCTACATCAAGAAGCTCATAAAACTTCTGGACGAGAGCGGGATAGACGAGATTGAGATCGAGGAGGATGGCAAGAAGGTAAGGGTAAGCAAAGCTCACCATAATTCAAGCGCGATCCCCTTCTATTATCCTGCCGCGATGCCTTACCAGCAGGCACCTCCGCCTCCACAGGCGCCTCCGCCCGGATCCGATCCGGCACCTCAGGATGCATCGTCTCCCACCACGGCACCACAAGCTCCGGAAAAGAAGTACCACGAGGTCCGCTCACCGATCGTTGGCACTTTTTACCGCGCACCTGCGCCAAATGCCGACCCATATGTGGAAGCAGGTTCGGACATTCAGAAGGGTTCGGTCCTCTGTATAATCGAGGCGATGAAACTCATGAACGAAATCGAATCCGAAGTTTCAGGTAAAGTCGTTCAGATTCTCGTGGAGAACGGGCAGGCGGTCGAGTACAACCAGCCACTCTTCCTGGTCGAACCGGCCTAG
- the gcvPA gene encoding aminomethyl-transferring glycine dehydrogenase subunit GcvPA produces the protein MPYYPNTDDDRREMLSAIGVKDFDDLIKDIPPEVRLKGDLKIPEAMSELEVTRHLASLAAKNVNTQDAVSFLGAGAYDHFIPSAVGAILSRSEFYTAYTPYQAEVSQGTLQAIYEYQTMICRLTGMDVSNASLYDAGSGLAEAALMAVAHTGRKKVVAAHPIHPYYMQVVRTYVHGQGFEIVEVAARDGAADIDSIKKVADEKTAAIMVQQPSFYGTLSDVFAIADIAHSKNALYIVDASPVSLGFLKAPGEYGADVVVGEGQPLGIPQSFGGPFLGIFAVKEALTRRLPGRLAGVTVDAKGERGFVLTLQTREQQIRREKATSNICTNEGLMMLASTVYMELLGKQGIQEVAKQSGAKAHYLAERVSQIPGFGLKYRKPFFNEFLLSTPVPAKKIIDAGVQKKILAGVEVSSLVPGESGLLVAVTEKRTRAEMDGFIEFLRTFSR, from the coding sequence ATGCCTTATTATCCGAATACGGATGACGATCGCCGGGAAATGCTGAGCGCGATCGGCGTGAAAGATTTCGACGATTTAATAAAAGATATTCCGCCGGAAGTAAGACTCAAGGGCGATCTCAAGATACCCGAAGCGATGAGCGAGCTTGAAGTGACGAGGCATCTCGCGTCGCTTGCCGCGAAGAATGTCAATACGCAGGATGCCGTCTCATTTCTTGGTGCCGGAGCTTATGACCATTTCATTCCGTCGGCGGTCGGTGCAATATTGAGCCGGTCGGAATTCTACACGGCGTATACTCCGTACCAGGCCGAAGTCAGCCAGGGGACACTGCAGGCGATCTACGAATACCAAACGATGATATGCAGGCTGACCGGAATGGATGTGTCGAACGCATCTTTGTATGACGCCGGTAGCGGGCTCGCTGAAGCGGCGCTGATGGCGGTTGCACACACGGGAAGGAAGAAGGTGGTTGCCGCGCATCCCATCCATCCGTATTACATGCAGGTGGTCAGGACATACGTGCACGGACAGGGATTCGAGATAGTGGAAGTCGCCGCGCGCGACGGAGCGGCAGATATCGATTCAATAAAGAAAGTTGCAGATGAAAAGACTGCAGCCATCATGGTACAGCAGCCGTCATTTTATGGGACGCTCAGCGATGTCTTTGCAATTGCTGACATCGCACATTCGAAGAACGCACTGTACATAGTCGATGCGTCTCCGGTATCGCTTGGGTTTCTAAAGGCACCCGGAGAGTACGGTGCCGACGTGGTCGTCGGTGAAGGCCAGCCGCTGGGTATACCGCAGAGCTTCGGCGGACCCTTCCTTGGAATCTTCGCGGTGAAGGAAGCGCTCACAAGAAGGCTCCCCGGGAGATTGGCGGGAGTAACTGTTGACGCGAAGGGCGAAAGAGGATTTGTCCTCACTCTTCAAACGCGCGAACAGCAGATCAGGCGCGAGAAAGCCACCTCGAATATTTGCACGAACGAAGGCCTCATGATGCTCGCCTCGACAGTTTATATGGAGCTCCTGGGGAAACAGGGGATACAGGAAGTTGCGAAACAGTCAGGCGCGAAGGCACATTACCTCGCGGAACGAGTCTCGCAGATTCCTGGATTCGGATTGAAGTACCGCAAGCCGTTCTTCAACGAATTTCTTTTGTCGACGCCGGTTCCGGCCAAGAAGATCATCGATGCAGGAGTACAGAAGAAAATTCTTGCGGGTGTCGAGGTCTCTTCGTTGGTGCCGGGCGAGAGCGGTCTCCTGGTTGCGGTGACCGAAAAACGTACGCGGGCAGAAATGGACGGGTTCATCGAATTCCTCCGGACTTTTTCACGATGA
- the gcvH gene encoding glycine cleavage system protein GcvH, with protein sequence MEFPSNLKYTKDHEWIRVEGETGVVGITDYAQGELGDVVYVEVPAVGTKLEQGKQFGTIEAVKTVSDLYAPVSGEIIAVNEGLKDSPEVVNKDPYKGGWMVKVKIANKSELNNLLDPVKYQEMVGH encoded by the coding sequence ATGGAGTTTCCCTCAAACCTGAAGTATACGAAAGACCACGAGTGGATCCGCGTCGAAGGCGAGACCGGTGTGGTTGGGATAACTGATTACGCGCAGGGCGAACTCGGAGACGTCGTGTACGTCGAAGTTCCTGCCGTAGGAACCAAACTTGAGCAAGGAAAGCAATTCGGAACAATCGAAGCGGTGAAGACAGTTTCGGATCTTTACGCACCCGTAAGCGGAGAGATTATCGCAGTGAACGAGGGGCTCAAGGACTCACCTGAAGTGGTCAACAAGGATCCGTATAAGGGCGGCTGGATGGTGAAGGTGAAGATCGCGAACAAGAGCGAGCTGAACAATCTCCTGGACCCGGTGAAGTACCAGGAGATGGTCGGCCACTGA
- the guaA gene encoding glutamine-hydrolyzing GMP synthase, giving the protein MDKILILDFGGQYTQLIARRIRELNVLSLVENFDYPVEKIRELAPKGIILSGGPSSVFQDNAPIPDKKVLDSGIPVLGICYGLQLVAHLLGGEVDRSARQEFGKAMLVVDDARDLLAGVGDVTKVWMSHADRVTKLPSGFTPIAHTDNSPVAAFSSKSRKIYGVQFHPEVVHTSQGKQILSNFLFKVCGCTPDWEAGNFVEEKTEEIRKTVGNEKVICALSGGVDSAVAAVLIQRAVGDRLHAVHIDNGLMRKDESRKVVEYFKQNFEMNLHHLDASETFLKRLSGVIDPEKKRKIIGNTFIEVFEKAAHEISGVSYLAQGTLYPDVIESQSHKGPSAKIKTHHNVGGLPEVMKLKLIEPFRLLFKDEVRNVGRELGIADEIIERHPFPGPGLAVRILGDVTPDKLEILRQADDIFIDEIRKHGIYTEIWQAFAVLLPVQSVGVMGDERTYEFTIALRAVTSEDGMTADWAQVPYDLLAKVSGRIINEVRGVNRVVYDISSKPPATIEWE; this is encoded by the coding sequence ATGGATAAGATCCTAATTCTCGATTTCGGCGGCCAGTACACGCAGCTCATCGCGAGACGGATTCGCGAGCTGAATGTCCTGAGTCTGGTTGAGAATTTTGATTACCCTGTTGAAAAAATCCGCGAGCTCGCCCCGAAAGGAATAATTCTTTCCGGCGGGCCGTCGAGCGTGTTCCAGGATAACGCGCCGATCCCCGATAAGAAAGTGCTTGATTCCGGCATTCCGGTACTCGGCATATGTTACGGCCTCCAGCTTGTCGCGCACCTCCTGGGTGGGGAAGTCGACAGGTCGGCGAGACAGGAGTTCGGGAAGGCGATGCTGGTCGTAGATGACGCGAGAGATCTCCTTGCGGGCGTCGGCGATGTTACGAAAGTCTGGATGAGTCATGCCGACAGGGTTACAAAGCTTCCGAGCGGGTTCACTCCAATCGCGCATACGGACAATTCACCGGTCGCCGCGTTCAGCTCAAAATCCAGGAAGATCTATGGCGTGCAGTTCCATCCAGAAGTAGTCCACACTTCCCAGGGAAAACAGATTCTTTCGAACTTCCTGTTTAAAGTCTGCGGCTGCACACCTGATTGGGAGGCGGGGAACTTCGTAGAGGAAAAGACTGAAGAGATCAGGAAAACCGTCGGGAATGAGAAGGTTATCTGCGCCCTCAGCGGCGGCGTAGACTCGGCGGTCGCGGCGGTCCTCATTCAGAGAGCGGTCGGTGATCGGCTCCACGCAGTCCACATCGACAACGGACTAATGCGCAAGGATGAAAGCCGGAAAGTGGTCGAGTATTTCAAACAGAATTTCGAAATGAATCTTCACCATCTCGATGCGTCGGAAACATTCCTGAAGAGACTCAGCGGGGTCATCGATCCGGAGAAGAAAAGAAAAATAATCGGCAATACATTCATCGAGGTTTTTGAGAAAGCTGCGCACGAGATCAGCGGTGTGTCATACCTGGCGCAGGGAACGCTCTACCCGGACGTCATCGAATCGCAGTCTCACAAGGGCCCGTCCGCGAAAATCAAGACGCACCACAATGTCGGGGGACTTCCGGAGGTGATGAAACTGAAACTCATCGAGCCGTTCCGCCTTCTCTTCAAGGATGAGGTGAGAAACGTCGGCCGTGAACTAGGAATCGCCGACGAGATCATAGAGCGACACCCATTTCCCGGACCGGGTCTGGCTGTCAGGATACTCGGAGACGTCACTCCCGATAAACTGGAAATTCTCCGTCAGGCAGACGATATTTTCATAGATGAGATCAGAAAGCACGGCATCTACACGGAGATATGGCAGGCGTTCGCGGTTCTTCTCCCGGTGCAATCCGTCGGCGTCATGGGAGATGAGCGCACCTATGAGTTCACGATCGCTCTGCGTGCCGTCACGAGCGAGGACGGGATGACGGCGGACTGGGCGCAGGTGCCCTATGATCTTCTGGCTAAAGTGTCAGGCAGGATTATAAATGAAGTGCGCGGTGTGAATAGAGTTGTATACGATATCAGCAGCAAGCCTCCCGCCACGATCGAGTGGGAATAG
- the accC gene encoding acetyl-CoA carboxylase biotin carboxylase subunit has product MFKKILIANRGEIALRIIRTCKEMGIETVAVYSEADRDSLHVRFADEAVCIGPPPGRESYLSIPRIISAAEITNADAIHPGYGFLAENAKFSEICESSGIKFIGPSPAMINAMGDKAFAKDTMRKAGVPVVPGSDGVIEDMKSAKEIADGIGYPVIIKATAGGGGKGMRLVWNADEFEKQFQMARTEAEAAFANPSVYIEKYVEGPRHIEFQIFGDQHGEVIHLGERECSIQRRHQKLIEESPSPMMDSELREKMGAAAIKGAKSVKYEGAGTIEFLVDKYRNFYFMEMNTRIQVEHPVTEQVTGMDLVREQINIAAGAKVGKKKLKQTGHAIECRINAEDPYKDFRPNPGTITGFHTPGGYGVRIDSHAYVGYKIPPYYDSLVGKLITFGSNRNEAIDRMYRALEEFIVEGVATTIPFHMKVMKDERFRKGEFDTHFLDSFNFAD; this is encoded by the coding sequence GTGTTCAAGAAGATACTGATCGCAAATAGAGGCGAGATAGCTCTCCGGATCATCAGGACCTGCAAGGAGATGGGGATCGAGACGGTGGCCGTTTACTCGGAGGCCGACCGTGATTCGCTTCATGTGCGGTTCGCCGACGAAGCAGTTTGCATCGGTCCGCCGCCGGGGCGTGAGAGCTACTTAAGTATTCCTCGGATCATCTCTGCCGCGGAGATTACAAACGCGGATGCAATCCATCCAGGATACGGATTCCTCGCGGAGAACGCGAAGTTCTCCGAGATTTGCGAGAGCAGCGGCATAAAATTCATAGGCCCATCACCCGCGATGATCAATGCGATGGGCGACAAAGCATTTGCCAAGGACACGATGCGCAAAGCGGGTGTGCCCGTTGTCCCCGGCAGTGACGGCGTTATTGAAGACATGAAATCGGCGAAAGAGATTGCCGACGGGATCGGGTACCCTGTGATAATCAAGGCAACTGCCGGCGGCGGCGGAAAAGGAATGCGACTCGTCTGGAACGCCGACGAGTTCGAGAAGCAATTTCAGATGGCGCGGACAGAAGCCGAAGCCGCATTCGCCAACCCGAGCGTTTATATAGAAAAATATGTCGAGGGACCCCGACACATCGAGTTCCAGATCTTCGGCGACCAGCACGGCGAAGTCATTCATCTCGGCGAGCGAGAATGTTCGATACAGCGGAGGCATCAAAAACTAATCGAGGAATCGCCTTCTCCGATGATGGACTCCGAGCTGCGTGAAAAGATGGGCGCTGCCGCCATCAAAGGCGCAAAAAGCGTGAAGTACGAAGGGGCGGGAACGATCGAGTTCCTCGTCGACAAGTACAGGAATTTTTATTTCATGGAAATGAACACGAGGATTCAGGTCGAGCACCCCGTCACGGAACAGGTTACGGGCATGGACCTCGTGAGAGAACAGATCAATATTGCGGCGGGCGCGAAGGTCGGGAAGAAGAAGCTGAAACAAACAGGCCATGCAATCGAATGCAGGATAAACGCCGAAGATCCCTACAAAGATTTTCGGCCCAACCCGGGAACGATTACTGGTTTCCACACGCCCGGAGGTTACGGCGTCCGCATCGATTCTCACGCATACGTCGGTTATAAGATTCCACCGTATTACGATTCGCTGGTGGGAAAACTGATCACGTTCGGCTCAAACAGGAACGAAGCGATCGACCGGATGTACCGTGCTCTCGAAGAATTTATCGTCGAAGGCGTTGCCACGACGATTCCGTTTCATATGAAAGTCATGAAAGACGAGCGATTCAGAAAAGGCGAATTCGATACTCACTTCCTGGACTCATTCAATTTTGCGGACTAA
- the efp gene encoding elongation factor P — MASTTDFRAGLTIRYNNDLWTIVEFQHVNPGNWRAFVRAKMKNLKTGRVIENRFRAGEAVEIVRIETRNYQYLYRDGEMLVFMENETFEQIHVPVDVVGEGARFLKENETVQIAFNDTEILGVEVPIFVNLRVVETEPGMKGDSVNNVMKPAKLETGASVNVPIFVNEGDLLKIDTRTAEYVERVK; from the coding sequence ATGGCAAGCACAACAGATTTTAGAGCTGGTTTGACTATCCGTTACAACAACGACCTTTGGACAATCGTAGAGTTTCAGCATGTCAACCCGGGTAATTGGCGGGCATTTGTCCGCGCCAAGATGAAGAACCTGAAGACCGGGCGTGTAATTGAAAATAGATTCCGCGCAGGCGAAGCAGTCGAAATCGTCAGGATCGAAACCCGCAATTACCAGTACCTCTATCGCGACGGCGAAATGCTCGTGTTCATGGAAAACGAGACGTTCGAACAGATTCACGTTCCGGTAGACGTTGTTGGCGAAGGAGCAAGATTCCTCAAGGAGAATGAAACCGTTCAGATAGCTTTCAACGACACGGAGATACTGGGCGTTGAAGTCCCGATATTTGTTAACTTGCGAGTCGTCGAGACGGAGCCCGGCATGAAGGGAGACAGCGTCAACAACGTCATGAAGCCGGCGAAGCTCGAGACTGGCGCATCAGTGAACGTCCCCATATTCGTCAACGAGGGAGATCTTCTGAAGATAGACACGCGCACCGCTGAGTACGTGGAGCGGGTGAAGTAA